A segment of the Stigmatopora nigra isolate UIUO_SnigA chromosome 15, RoL_Snig_1.1, whole genome shotgun sequence genome:
TCCTCTCTGCAGTTCTATGAGATAGCTGGCCAATTTCTCTCCCTGTTGGCTTTGTCTTGGCTTGCAAGCATCTCTTCAATGGGGAGGTATTGCTTGTTATGTCCCGAATCCATTTTGTACACAAGCAAGGATTTCGGTTGCCACACTGTTTATTAGTTAATTTGCGTCCTTTGATGCGTTAGTATGGCGTTCTTATAAGAAGAGCCTCATTAAAATCTATGAGCATATCTTCTAAAGCATGGGTGTCCAAAAGTTGACCCCCTgtccagtttttattggcccgcAGCAAATGATACAAATAGATTGTGCTACACTTTCCATAAGGTCTTTAAAACATGACATGCTGAATTCAATGAAGCACAATttcaatatttagtttttcatgaAACAATTATTTAAAGTGATTCTCTTTATTCTGCACTGTTTGTTGTAGCCgcataaatatatattggaatatccttattttttttggtattttttggcttGTAGCTCTGAACTCATTTGCTTTCATTAACAGTTTATTAGCATAAAATGCATTGCAAATGGGGGAGTAATTATGTTGAATTGCCTTTGTTCTAAAAGTATTTGGCAGATTGTAGTTTTCGCTTAGCAACACTTGGACAATCCACTCAGAGTCGCTTCTTTGTTAGCCTTGATGGTGGTAAATGGCACCTAAAGCTCAGTTCCTCAAGTATTCATTGGCTGCATCTATCCGGATTACTTCTATAGTAGAAAACCAATACCTCCCTTGTCCCAGTTGCCCATTTTACATCAGGTTCCTTCGCACCAATCAGCTACTGCGCTTAGACTTGTGAAACGCACATGCATGTTGATCTCCGCCAGCTGACCTCGTGGTACGCTTTGTTCGTCACTTATCCTAAAACAAGGCAGGGCAACGGCTGCCTCATCAAGTCGTGAGCAATCTTGTTAGGAAGATAAACAAACATGTGACGTTACACGGGAAGCTGCTTTAGTTAAGACATGAACcttttcatgcacaaattatgaTTTGATTTATTCCATATTTTTCAAACCTTATAAGGACACTCATTGTAGTGACTGTCCTTGTAGGTGGTAGTTAACACAAACTTTTTGTTAATCATTTGTGCCAGAATCAGTGTAGAGCAGATGGACAGAGATGTGACTGAAAGCAGGATATAATATGCAGACTGTGGTGACACTTTAGTAAATACGCACACACATTGAGCCACGGCAACGACTAACGATGCCATTGCCGTAACAAGCAGACTCACAAATCTGGGACAGAGAAGCTCATCAAATTAGTATTAAACACGGTCTGTCTgctctcctgttttttttagcgTTACTACCGCTCCCTTTCCATGTAATCACTCATCTTTctcctaccttttttttttaaaatcctgctCATTCTGTTAGTCCAGATTATCTATTGATGATGTCCATTTTCTTTACATTGCATTCCATATTCGAGTTTGAGTTACCTGTTCAACttgttcctatttttttttttagatgcaaGTAATCAGAGGTCACCCACTGGAGGGGCTAAACCTAAAATCACACTTGACCCGCACATTCGGCTTAAATCTGACAAACTGGATTTGGTGAGTTGTCTCctaggcttttttctcttgcaTTTTCTCTcctattttattgattttcgtTTCAATCTGACTTTGTATTGTCTTTAACACTGATACACTTCATTGACCATGTTATCATTCTTTAACCTCGCAGTTCCTAACACTCACTACTGCCTTCAAACATCACATCTCATTGTTttcgtgttattttttttttcgaccGGCTGACTCAGCCCCGTGGCCTCTTGGCTGCTAGTTTAGCTTTTTGTCGAGAGCTCACCCAGAGGGACCTCTACCCTCATTTCAGAGATCCGAAAGGAATAGTTAAACATTTCACACACATTATATGACACTATTATATTGGCTATATATAAGATTTATGGCAAAATTTAACATGCATGAATTTTAACAatgggatatttttttccatgagaAAACCCAATGTATCATTATAAATCTGATACAAATTATAGTAACAATGTTGCAGTCTTTAGGAGCGTTAGTCTATGAAAttcaagatttttattttgctttagtAGTTTGGGCTTTAAGGGGTTTAAAGAAAGATAATTGCCCAAACAGGCAACATAACACAAATGCAATTATTACTATACACACTTTTATTGGCTAAAATTTGATCCATCTTGATAAGAAAATATATTGTCTGACCAATATTGAGATAAATATGAGAAATTATATCTGCAGATGTCCACTATTTCCCATTCTTGGACATCAACACAGTTGTCAATATGCATCGTCATGTCATTCCAGACAGGTGCAAAtgttttagtttatttatttcttttgaaatCCCTCGTAGGCTCTGTCCTTCCTCGGCTTGGATGTCACAgaggagaaaagaaagaagTTACAACAGAGCCTGACAACTGACCCGCAAGGCACGGTGGCCTATGGAGGTAAAGCCCTCCCTCCCcatcacgcacacacacacacacacacacacaaacatgcagatACACAGTGCAAGTGACGGATCTGTGTTGAAAAGCTGTCAAATCGCAGCGCCACTGTGATGACCGTGTGTCACTTAGCGGTTGTGGCACTGCGGCGCAGTGGCACGTTCTTTAGTGCCAGCCTGGAATGTTTTCCCAAAGCATGTCGAGAAATTTATGACCGTGAAAAGATcttttggaaaaacaaatcCGAACAGCAATCCATCAGAGTGATCTTTATTGGTCAATATATCAGTCAGAAAGATCATCATTCAAACTGTTATGTTATATCAACTGGTATTGAAAGCAGTCCACATTTTGGGCAAccttttaataattaattttgcATATCCAAGTAGGTAACACTTcaatataaacacatttttcttaaaaacctttttttaccCAATGTTGATCTTCTTGAATTAATGATTAATCTTGAACTCTTACCCAAAACATTTCAACATTCCTATTTTCACAGTATGTTTAATAGACAATTTAATAACCCCGCTCTAATTTTTTCTCAGATTTTGTGGAGGCCACACGGCTGGTTTTCCAGGACAACTTGGAGGAGCCGAATTTAGCGGCAGGTCCTTTCATGTTCTCCTATCACGAAGCGGCCAGTCTCATGGACACGTCGGCCTTCCATTCTCCCGTAAGCAGTCCACTCGTCGTCCTACGAGACATGATTTTTATTCCCCGACTGTGGTAATTGCATTCAAATGACCTAGTTATCAATGCCTTTGTGTCCACACGGCAGACATATGAATCAGAGTGCAGCTATAACAGTGAAGATATGGAACAATTTCAGACGGAAGTGAAAGAGCTGCAAACACAGATGAAAAAACTTAAGGTAAGATCACTCACTCACAATCAACATACAAACATTAAGCTGCTGTTGTCCAAAGAATTTGCAgtaaaatcatcttttttttgtttttaatcccaCCCATGAAATCCTGCTTAGTTGCAAATTCTGGTCTTGGCATTAGTTTACAGGGtgctcggtcttttggtcgccggtctttttaagtactgttgaaaacagtagatatttagatattaaactcatgaatataatttttagatctggtttcaacagtacttggatattaaacagtacttggatattaaacagtacatagatattgaacagtacatagatattaaacagtacatagatattaaacagtacttagatattaaacagtactcagatattaaacagtactcggatattaaacagtacttaaatattaaacagtacttggatattaaacagtacttggatattaaacagtgcttggatattaaacagtacttggatattaaacagtacttagatattaaacagtacttagattttaaacagtacttggatattaaacagtacttggatattaaacagtacttagattagtGCATCAAATATGGTTATCATAAATGCCTGTTGACACACTGTTGCTATTTATTCCGATGTGATAAAATGATCTTcctgttattatttttgctgaTGCCAGGTGGTTCTAAAAGACATGGAGCACAGCAAGAAAAGCCTCGAAGATGAACTGCTGAAGACCTCAGAGGTATGGAACAATGCAAGTTCAATGATAGATTGTCCAAAGAACGCCTCGTTGTCTTTTCAGAAAGCGTGTTTGACCGTGGAGGAAAACACCCGTCTCAAGAGCCGTCTGCAAGTGGCCGAGGCCGAGGTGGTGCAGCGTCGTGGGAGCGGCGCCGAGCAGGACTACGAAGACGTGATCCAGCTACTGGAGGCTGAAATTAAAGACCTGAAGAACCAGCTTGCCGGAAAAAGACAAACACGGGGAGAGGAGGCTACtaaggtgagtgagtgagtcagTGAATTAAGTGAAAGCtcagcaaaagaaaaaagaaagaaaaagtatagtaaggctatttttcttcttgaaaaaaagaccatgtatagtaaggctttcgtttgcatttttttaaatttagttttttatttctgAACATTAATCCACATCCATAGATAAGCCTCCCCTGTCCCCCAAACCTACCGATGCCCCTCATTTTCAAATTGGCTTTCTCAACAGCGAGTCCGTCATCCATGTTTCGGTAATACTAAAATAACAACTGGAGCGTTTCCATTCGGAATTATTTTCCAACGCCTTGTTTACCCTGCGGGCGCCCGCCGCATTGTCATTCTCAGTGAAAAGGCATCAGCCGCCATATTCGACAGTGGCTGGCTTTGATGAAGCCGAggcatttccattcatttgcgCCGAGTGTCAGGCTCCCCGCCCTGGAAACTCTCAGCTTTCATCTCAAAGTACTAAATCCCTCGCTTTCGCGGTGCCTCTCAGGAAATAGAGACCTCACTTTGACTCCCACCACCTTTTTTCAACCTGTACAGTTGAGATGCTTGTACacaaaattttaatatttaaaaatattaaaattggttTCTTTCCCTTTGTACTTTGCATTCATGAAGAAAAGACTGGCTGTCTTCTAAATTTGGAATAAAGTGGGATTATACTGTATTttgtcgcatataagccatatttgtaacttgaaatgtgaaaaatactttgtgcctgccattgctcattCAAGAAACAAAGTTTTTTGAATGGATTAACCTGATCTGATACTGCAAAAATGATTTCCTCAGGAGGAGGTGCAGGAACTGAGCAGGAGGCTGACTACAATCGACTGTCAGCTTCGAAAGTCGGAGGTCAACAGAAAACATCTCGAGATGTCCAACAAGAGACTGCTGGGCTTTGCGCAGGTAAAGTAGCAGACCACATTGATTgagaatagaaaatgaatggaaaaatacatctcatacatgtataatgacaagaaaagcattcaatttaacaTCGATCAAGCTTTATTAAATCACCTTTTGTAAAAGACAAGGAATGAAGTACTGTGTTTGCTTTGTCCGCAGAACGTCCACAAGGTATTATCAACACCCAGCCTTTTTGGAGGAGAACTCGGGTGAGACAGTCAGTCCGTCTCACGAGCAGTTGTGCACAGCCACTCTCGGCTCACTCGCTCTGTTTCAGGAGCAACCGATCGTCACCGGCCGCAGACAGTCCGGACACCCCGTCGCCACTTCCTGACCCGGCATTGCAGCTTGCCGTCGAGGCCAAGGAACTAGTGCGGGGCATCTTCACCCTCCCGGTTCAAGACAAAAGTATGgatatacatggtcatttttttcatgtaaaaagccttactatactaagtcgtttttaatgaaagacaacatagtatagtaaggctttttctcttaagagacgacatagtatagtaaggctttttctcttaagagacgacatagtatagtaaggctttttctcttaagagacggcatagtatagtaaggcttttttattcaagaaaacgacatagtatagtaaggcttttttattcaagaaaacgacatagtatagtaaggcttttttattcaagaaaacgacatagtatagtaaggcttttttattcaagaaaacgacatagtatagtaaggcttttttcttcaaaaaacgacatagtatagtaaggcttttttcttcaaaaaacgacatagtatagtaaggcttttttattcaagaaaacgacatagtatagtaaggcttttttattcaagaaaacgacatagtatagtaaggcttttttcttcaagaaaacgacatagtatagtaaggcctttttcttcaaaaaaacgacatagtatagtaaggcttttttcttcagaaaaacgacatagtatagtaaggcttttttcttcagaaaaacgacatagtatagtaaggcttttttcttcaaaaaaacgacatagtatagtaaggctttttttctctccaaaaacgacatagtatagtaaggctttttttctccaaaaacgacatagtatagtaaggctttttttctccaaaaacgacatagtatagtaaggcttttttattcaagaaaacgacatagtatagtaaggcttttttattcaagaaaacgacatagtatagtaaggcttttttcttcaaaaaaacgacatagtatagtaaggcttttttcttcaaaaaacgacatagtatagtaaggcttttttcttcaaaaaacgacatagtatagtaaggtttttttcttaaaaaaacgacatagtatgtaaggcttttttcttcaaaaaaacgacatagtatagtaaggcttttttcttcaaaaaaaacgacatagtatagtaaggcctttttcttcaaaaaaacgacatagtatagtaaggcttttttcttcagaaaaacgacatagtatagtaaggcttttttcttcagaaaaacgacatagtatagtaaggcttttttcttcaaaaaaacgacatagtatagtaaggctttttttctctccaaaaacgacatagtatagtaaggctttttttctccaaaaacgacatagtatagtaaggctttttttattcaagaaaacgacatagtatagtaaggcttttttattcaagaaaacgacatagtatagtaaggcttttttattcaagaaaacgacatagtatagtaaggcttttttcttcaaaaaacgacatagtatagtaaggcttttttattcaagaaaacgacatagtatagtaaggcttttttattcaagaaaacgacatagtatagtaaggcttttttattcaagaaaacgacatagtatagtaaggcttttttattcaagaaaacgacatagtatagtaaggcttttttattcaagaaaacgacatagtatagtaaggcttttttattcaagaaaacgacatagtatagtaaggcttttttattcaagaaaacgacatagtatagtaaggcttttttattcaagaaaacgacatagtatagtaaggcttttttattcaagaaaacgacatagtatagtaaggcttttttattcaagaaaacgacatagtatagtaaggcttttttcttcaaaaaaaacgacatagtatagtaagtcttttttcttcaaaaaaacgacatagtatagtaaggcttttttcttcaaaaaaacgacatagtatagtaaggctttttatcgccaaaaacgacatagtatagtaaggctttttatcgccaaaaacgacatagtatagtaaggcttttttcttaaaaaaaacgacatagtatagtaaggcttttttcttcaaaaaaacgacatagtatagtaaggctttttatcgccaaaaacgacatagtatagtaaggcttttttcttcaaaaaaatgacatagtatagtaaggcttttttcttcaaaaaaacgacatagtatagtaaggcttttttcttcaaaaaaacgacatagtatagtaaggcttttttcttcaaaaaaacgacatagtatagtaaggcttttttcttcaaaaaacgacatagtatagtaaggcttttttcttcaaaaaaaacgacatagtatagtaaggcttttttcttcaaaaaaaacgacatagtatagtaaggcttttttcttcaaaaaaacgacatagtatagtaaggcttttttcttcaaaaaaacgacatagtatagtaaggctttttatcgccaaaaacgacatagtaaagtaaggcttttttcttcaaaaaaacgacatagtatagtaaggcttttttcttcaaaaaaacgacatagtatagtaaggcttttttcttcaaaaaaacgacatagtatagtaaggctttttatcgccaaaaacgacatagtatagtaaggcttttttcttcaaaaaaatgacatagtatagtaaggcttttttcttcaaaaaaacgacatagtatagtaaggcttttttcttcaaaataacgacatagtatagtaaggcttttttatcgccaaaaacgacatagtatagtaaggcttttttatcgccaaaaacgacatagtatagtaaggcttttttatcgccaaaaatgacatagtatagtaaggcttttttcttcaaaaaaaacgacatagtatagtaaggcttttttcttcaaaaaaacgacatagtatagtaaggcttttttcttcaaaaaaacaacattgtatagtaaggctttttatcgccaaaaacgacatagtaaagtaaggctttttatcgccaaaaacgacatagtatagtaaggcttttttcttcaaaaaaacgacatagtatagtaaggcttttttattcaagaaaacaacatagtatagtaaggcttttttattcaagaaaacgacatagtatagtaaggcttttttatcgccaaaaacgacatagtatagtaaggcttttttcttcaaaaaaacgacatagtatagtaaggcttttttattcaagaaaacgacacaGTTGtgcaaggcttttttattcaagaaaacgacacaGTTGtgcaaggcttttttattcaagaaaacgacatagtatagtaaggcttttttatcgccaaaaacgacatagtatagtaaggcttttttcttcaaaaaaacgacatagtatagtaaggcttttttattcaagaaaacgacacaGTTGtgcaaggcttttttattcaagaaaacgacacaGTTGtgcaaggcttttttattcaagaaaacgacatagtatagtaaggcttttttatcgccaaaaacgacatagtatagtaaggcttttttcttcaaaaaaacgacatagtatagtaaggcttttttattcaagaaaacgacacaGTTGtgcaaggcttttttattcaagaaaacgacacaGTTGtgcaaggcttttttattcaagaaaacgacatagtatagtaaggcttttttatcgccaaaaacgacatagtatagtaaggcttttttattcaagaaaacgacacaGTTGtgcaaggcttttttattcaagaaaacgacacaGTTGtgcaaggcttttttattcaagaaaacgacatagtatagtaaggcttttttattcaagaaaacgacatagtatagtaaggcttttttattcaagaaaacgacatagtatagtaaggcttttttcttcaaaaaacgacatagtatagtaaggcttttttattcaagaaaacgacatagtatagtaaggcttttttattcaagaaaacgacatagtatagtaaggcttttttattcaagaaaacgacatagtatagtaaggcttttttattcaagaaaacgacatagtatagtaaggcttttttattcaagaaaacgacatagtatagtaaggcttttttcttcaagaaaacgacatagtatagtaaggcttttttattcaagaaaacgacatagtatagtaaggcttttttattcaagaaaacgacatagtatagtaaggtttttttcttcaagaaaacgacatagtatagtatggcttttttcttcaaaaaaacgacatagtatagtaaggctttttatcgccaaaaacgacatagtatagtaaggctttttatcgccaaaaacgacatagtatagtaaggcttttttattcaagaaaacgacatagtatagtaaggcttttttcttcaaaaaaacgacatagtatagtaaggcttttttcttcaaaaaaaacgacatagtatagtaaggcttttttcttcaaaaaaacgacatagtatagtaaggcttttttcttcaaaaaaaacgacatagtatagtaaggctttttatctgtcaaaaacgacatagtatagtaaggcttttttcttttaaaaaacgacatagtatagtaaggcttttttcttcaaaaaaaacgacatagtatagtaaggcttttttcttcaaaaaaacgacatagtgtgtaaggcttttttcttcaaaaaaacgacatagtatagtaaggcttttttctttaaaaaaaacgacatagtatagtaaggcttttttatcgccaaaaacgacacagtatagtaaggcttttttcttcaaaaaaacgacatagtatagtaaggcttttttcttcaaaaaaagacatagtatagtaaggcttttttcttcaaaaaaacgacatagtatagtaaggctttttatcgccaaaaacgacatagtatagtaaggcttttttcttcaaaaaaacgacatggtatagtaaggcttttttcttcaaaaaaacgacatggtatagtaaggcttttttcttaaaaaaaaacgacatagtataataaggctcattatctgtcaaaaatgacatagtatagtaaggctttttatctgtcaaaaacgacatagtatagtaaggcttttttcttcaaaaaaacgacatagtatagtaaggcattttatctgtcaaaaacgacatagtatagtaaggcttttttcttcaaaaaaaaaacgacatagtatagtaaggcttttttcttcaaaaaaacgacatagtatagtaaggctttttatcgccaaaaacgacatagtatagtaaggcattttatctgtcaaaaacgacatagtatagtaaggcttttttcttcaaaaacgacatagtatagtaaggcttttttggcttcaaaaacgacatagtatagtaaggcttttttggcttcaaaaacgacatagtatagtaaggctttttggcttcaaaaacgacatagtatagtacggcccttttttttagaaattacaTCATGTAAGAAGATAAATCTTTGTTTGTACACAGTGGTTTCCAATTAGCCTAGAtatcaaaaataatataacaatgCATGTCTTTCAAGAGTGTGGGTCTTAGAATGTAAATGATCATCTTGTGCTGATGTATCTTCTGACCAGGGACAGAAGAGGAGGTGGCCCCAGACGCCAGCTCTCCGCTTATGTGAGCTCCAACGCCGATCGAGGAAGAATGTTCAAGGAAAGAAGCCGTCCCATCAGTCCTGAAACGGATGTCATTTCCTGGTGACGGAGTGAGTGAACGCAATGTTTAATGCCAAAGCTTCTCATGCGCGCATCTACTTAGACACCTTCTCTTTCCGCTGCCGTTTCTGCAAAAGGACAAACATTTTATGGACATTTCTGTGAGCTTCCTTAATGTTTAACTCGGGGGATGTCCAAACTTTCATGGGCTAAACAGTATTAACTCAATTGGCTGTGAATGTGATAATTGTCCATTCAATATTTACTTAAGACACTTGTGCAAGCCATAATGAATAATAAACTGTAGTAGGTCTGCAGGccacagtttggacacccctggtttaaatcAAAGACGTTTGGAAGCATGGTTTCAATGCGCCACTTTTTCCTGACCTATTTACTATCCTTTCAACAATAACATTGCATGTAAAGCACAATTTAAATCCACAGGTCTCTGTATTAACTCGCCGCCATCTGCTTCTGATGTCACACTTTTTTATGCACTGTGGGTGATGTTAGATTTCATTTTGCCAGTTTGTAATGAACGAGAGTTTGCTTTGATAGCAGGACTAAAGAGCACTCTGACTGTTGATTGTTCACAGGGACGTTGGCGTAAAGGAAAGAAGTGATTGGGTATAGTTCCTCTTGTGTATTTTTACATCCAACATTTAAGGTAAAGGTTGACCGATATGTCGGGCTAAGGGCAATGAAAACTAACGGTAAGGATAGGTTAATTCCAATATACACTTATATCTTGTTTCTATTACCATTCCTGTTGGTACATAGCATTTAAACTTAAGGCAAATGggctttttttaaagtctttgaAAACCCCACATATCGGTTGACTACcaattatgtatatttatgaacAATGCTGTAAAAACAACAGTTAAGTCGTATTATTTAACCAGCCTGAATCTTTGTTGTGGCCTCATCTTTCTGTTACAGTTTTATAATAAAGGAATGATGGATCATTGGACTTTAAACAACTTCTTTTGTTCCCACAGTCACTAATGGCGTAGCAGGACTTTCTTCTAACTTTGACACAGGGGACATTGGTGATCTACAACTGACAGGTGACTAGTGTAGGGCTATTTGCCCGTGGACGTcagggatgggctccagcaactcGTGACTTTGACAAAGAAGGATAAGAAGTAATGGTAATGtagttttttccttttattaatTGACCTAATATCCTTAGGTTTTTTCAAAGCATTATCGAGGAGACTAGAACACTTCATGGAAGCATTCTCCCTCTTTTGGAGATGACTCGAAACATTTGGGCATTGGAAGGGTAaaattgcaggacacattgaaGATCATTAGTTAGTCACGACTGCGTGTAACTTAACTACAATCAATGTCTCTAGAAAGTGACGGGGGGTGAACCTATATTAGGGTTCGAGTCCAAGGAGCTAGGTGTTATTCCGATGATGGCGTCAGCATGGCCTCCCTCCCCGCAGAGGAAATCGTCTTCTTTTGAATCCTGGCAGGGGCATAAATGTACGGTATGTTTAGTCacattaacatttttcttttaaaatgtcaagtaGGTCTTACCTGTGGGAGTGTCTTAGTGTTAACCACTTCCGAGTCTGCAGGCTCTTCCCACACCTGATAGAGTGGCTCTATGAGCAAGCCAGACCTGCAGGTAACAAAATTGCAGTCAGTGATTGTGAACACAAAGTCAACAAAATGTCACAGCGCCGCAGGGGTGCTGCTGTCCGTCTACAAATCGAGGTATTGGCATGTTAATCCACTTGTGTTACAATCTGGCACTACTTAGAAATCCAGTCGCAACAATGAAAATGCCACTAATCTAATGGTGGTGTTACAATTGATGTAATGCTTTAACAAGATTAGTGAAAGCAGTTATTTTGTTTTCTGATTCAGCAAGGAACTTTACACCTTTGTGCTAGTTGGGGATTTCTGAGTAAGTTTAACATATTTGCTATAAAAGTCTAACATGTACCTTTTCAACATGTAGGGGTCAAAGGGAAAGAAGCAATCCAGTGGGTTGGTGTTGGTGCTCACGCAGTCGCCTCCCACAGAGCTCCTCACCACAGGTAGATTGCGGCGATTGTTCCTCTCAATGATGGTGTAGCAGAAGACAATTTGATATTtcctgaaacaacaacaacagcagggTATACAATGGGTGTTGTGCTAGATGTAAGGATTTTCTCCACAGAACCAGATGTACTAAAACATCAAAATTGATGGAGGAAGGAGGGTTAAGGGCGTACCTGGTGATGGCGGCAAAGAGGTTTGCGACGGCAGGAAGACACACTTTAAGCGGGTTCAGTTGACACATGACCACTCTTTCCAGGTTTAAACGCTGAAGGTACTCcaagcctaaaaaaataaacaaagaacaaTAAGTATAGACATTCTGCTCTGCTTTTTACATGCATACTTATATCCAACATGTTAACTAGAGGGTGACTGTGTGTGG
Coding sequences within it:
- the LOC144209207 gene encoding syntaxin-binding protein 4 isoform X3, with the protein product MPTFSVMYKGAVIISRTLMGPYGVDRAVHSLDFTDCENGLGIKVIGGVKELTGEEFGVYVKRILPGGLASSDGNLLPGDQILEVNGESLLGVTSERAVDVLRAASATNHMRLLIARDEEAKKEFANLLEKYGSNGSTGSTRNSPIQQGGRYLESTSSGSSSRSQSPLLLSPAGSQNTSNNSGHMMRSLSHPGEGVIQLISVTRSSSMGITLGGGSNRPDGPAVFIQEVLSGGDCHRDGRLRPGDQLIAVNKESLIGVTHEEAKSMLNKAKLSQESAVEIAFIPGKGLFQSSTSLHNGVQRAASNSYNSGRLKVHIRSPEICAEEPDSVSSPSSDICPPDIHISDASNQRSPTGGAKPKITLDPHIRLKSDKLDLALSFLGLDVTEEKRKKLQQSLTTDPQGTVAYGDFVEATRLVFQDNLEEPNLAAGPFMFSYHEAASLMDTSAFHSPTYESECSYNSEDMEQFQTEVKELQTQMKKLKVVLKDMEHSKKSLEDELLKTSENASLSFQKACLTVEENTRLKSRLQVAEAEVVQRRGSGAEQDYEDVIQLLEAEIKDLKNQLAGKRQTRGEEATKEEVQELSRRLTTIDCQLRKSEVNRKHLEMSNKRLLGFAQNVHKVLSTPSLFGGELGSNRSSPAADSPDTPSPLPDPALQLAVEAKELVRGIFTLPVQDKRTEEEVAPDASSPLM
- the LOC144209207 gene encoding syntaxin-binding protein 4 isoform X5 is translated as MGPYGVDRAVHSLDFTDCENGLGIKVIGGVKELTGEEFGVYVKRILPGGLASSDGNLLPGDQILEVNGESLLGVTSERAVDVLRAASATNHMRLLIARDEEAKKEFANLLEKYGSNGSTGSTRNSPIQQGGRYLESTSSGSSSRSQSPLLLSPAGSQNTSNNSGHMMRSLSHPGEGVIQLISVTRSSSMGITLGGGSNRPDGPAVFIQEVLSGGDCHRDGRLRPGDQLIAVNKESLIGVTHEEAKSMLNKAKLSQESAVEIAFIPGKGLFQSSTSLHNGVQRAASNSYNSGRLKVHIRSPEICAEEPDSVSSPSSDICPPDIHISATQTTTVNDASNQRSPTGGAKPKITLDPHIRLKSDKLDLALSFLGLDVTEEKRKKLQQSLTTDPQGTVAYGDFVEATRLVFQDNLEEPNLAAGPFMFSYHEAASLMDTSAFHSPTYESECSYNSEDMEQFQTEVKELQTQMKKLKVVLKDMEHSKKSLEDELLKTSENASLSFQKACLTVEENTRLKSRLQVAEAEVVQRRGSGAEQDYEDVIQLLEAEIKDLKNQLAGKRQTRGEEATKEEVQELSRRLTTIDCQLRKSEVNRKHLEMSNKRLLGFAQNVHKVLSTPSLFGGELGSNRSSPAADSPDTPSPLPDPALQLAVEAKELVRGIFTLPVQDKRTEEEVAPDASSPLM